One Lentibacillus cibarius DNA window includes the following coding sequences:
- a CDS encoding flavodoxin, whose amino-acid sequence MGKKVLLLYASMTGNTEELATIITDTVQYRGHEVVTKTFELDPIDVEELFSYDGVLIGTYSWDDGEIPFEAEDFYEELDDVDITGMVSGVFGSGDSFYDTFGGAANAIGDRLEAKQAQLVPERLIVDLAPDEEDEERCRKFAETFCDMVESLTLSDQRMW is encoded by the coding sequence ATGGGAAAAAAAGTATTGTTGTTATACGCGAGCATGACCGGCAACACAGAAGAACTGGCAACGATTATAACGGATACGGTACAGTACCGTGGACATGAAGTGGTCACGAAGACATTTGAACTGGATCCGATTGATGTAGAAGAACTTTTTAGCTATGACGGTGTCCTTATTGGGACGTACTCATGGGATGATGGGGAGATTCCGTTTGAAGCCGAAGATTTTTATGAGGAATTGGACGATGTTGATATTACCGGCATGGTTTCGGGCGTATTTGGATCCGGAGATTCCTTTTATGATACATTCGGCGGCGCTGCCAACGCCATTGGTGACCGTCTGGAAGCAAAACAGGCCCAACTGGTACCAGAGCGGCTAATTGTCGATCTTGCACCTGATGAGGAAGATGAGGAGCGCTGCCGAAAGTTTGCTGAAACATTTTGTGATATGGTTGAAAGCTTAACTCTTTCAGACCAACGGATGTGGTAG
- a CDS encoding plasmid pRiA4b ORF-3 family protein, whose protein sequence is MIYELKVTLKDVGTQVRRNIQIDGNTTFYDLHRVLQVAFDWENYHLHSFFVNKSNGKRMEHVEISREQQDDFTDFLGMREIYNEKEELLADWLRMPDDKLTYVYDFGDNWNHEIKFTKKLKPKQGVVYPHCTGAKNIAPDEDTRGEVLMGDVDLTHPDTSGNELTEEVNEEFRFQLKDMLSTSEQLSDDNDCWPDVLAKAKEFLRRKPWEGMSDEHIFAVTDPVTSERVYCSVLGGGGEMFGLVVYIGKEGYASLIDSLMDGEPNFEFIVQQRNLLLSFEDREDLEKSDYNLVKSYDIPFRGRKSWPSFRSYKPGYYPWVLDNEEARLMLLALEQTMQVYNELLNGLEMPDLIADESVLERVPHEENGALRFYNQVVELEDNPEVELESDVPLAISELDLKRVEKIARIPATIEFSMEYVDMPVQNEPEERPAFPILALAVERTQGLAVYQDLVTGDEGPSVWQNQFINMITAMEGIPETILVDEKTAHYLKPLITKLKLNVDVEDELPLVRQVINMVHESLLSD, encoded by the coding sequence ATGATTTATGAGTTGAAAGTTACATTAAAAGATGTAGGGACGCAGGTCAGGCGAAACATTCAAATCGATGGCAATACAACGTTTTATGACTTGCACCGGGTACTGCAGGTCGCTTTTGACTGGGAAAATTACCATTTACATAGCTTTTTTGTGAATAAGTCGAATGGTAAACGGATGGAACATGTGGAAATTTCCCGTGAGCAGCAAGATGACTTTACTGACTTTTTGGGCATGAGGGAAATATACAATGAAAAGGAAGAATTGTTGGCTGACTGGCTCAGGATGCCTGATGATAAGCTCACCTACGTGTATGATTTTGGTGATAACTGGAATCATGAAATCAAATTCACTAAAAAATTGAAACCTAAACAAGGGGTCGTGTACCCACACTGTACAGGTGCGAAAAACATAGCACCTGATGAGGATACTAGGGGTGAAGTGTTAATGGGGGATGTTGACCTCACGCATCCTGATACGAGCGGGAATGAACTGACCGAAGAAGTGAATGAGGAGTTTCGTTTTCAACTGAAAGATATGTTGTCAACCAGTGAACAACTTTCTGATGACAATGATTGTTGGCCGGATGTCCTTGCCAAAGCAAAAGAATTTCTCAGACGAAAACCATGGGAAGGTATGTCTGATGAACATATTTTTGCTGTCACCGATCCTGTTACAAGCGAAAGGGTGTACTGTTCTGTGCTTGGCGGTGGCGGCGAAATGTTTGGACTCGTGGTTTACATAGGAAAGGAAGGTTATGCTTCATTAATAGATTCGCTAATGGATGGCGAGCCAAATTTTGAATTTATTGTGCAGCAGCGCAATTTACTACTGAGTTTTGAAGATCGGGAGGATTTGGAAAAATCGGATTACAACCTGGTGAAATCGTATGACATTCCATTTCGCGGTCGAAAAAGCTGGCCATCTTTTCGAAGCTACAAACCGGGATATTATCCTTGGGTGTTGGATAATGAAGAAGCAAGACTTATGCTATTGGCTTTGGAACAAACGATGCAAGTTTATAATGAATTGCTAAACGGTTTAGAAATGCCTGATTTAATAGCTGATGAAAGCGTACTTGAAAGAGTTCCACATGAAGAAAACGGGGCGCTTCGTTTTTATAATCAGGTTGTGGAACTGGAGGACAATCCGGAAGTGGAGTTGGAATCGGATGTCCCCCTTGCCATTTCGGAGCTGGATTTGAAAAGAGTAGAGAAAATCGCAAGGATACCGGCTACAATCGAGTTTTCTATGGAATATGTGGACATGCCTGTGCAAAACGAGCCTGAAGAACGACCGGCATTCCCGATATTAGCGCTGGCTGTTGAACGAACGCAGGGGCTGGCCGTATATCAGGACCTAGTAACTGGTGATGAAGGTCCATCTGTTTGGCAGAATCAGTTTATAAACATGATAACAGCGATGGAAGGTATTCCAGAAACCATCTTAGTAGATGAAAAAACCGCTCATTATCTAAAACCACTTATCACTAAGCTGAAGTTAAATGTTGACGTGGAAGATGAGTTGCCGCTCGTTCGGCAAGTAATCAATATGGTGCATGAAAGCTTGTTGTCTGACTAG
- a CDS encoding YmaF family protein, whose product MHYNNQPYPYTGYTPSDSNYMPYPQHFPQNPRTNHHYMSNQKPDRFGHTHAHFGSTTCEDNHNHLHPGVTSTPIRTNEGHVHVVYGNTTFDDGHIHYYEAYTSPPIPLGNGYHTHYAEIKTTKNDGHTHVIKGYTAASKS is encoded by the coding sequence ATGCATTATAATAATCAACCATACCCATACACAGGGTATACGCCGTCAGATTCAAATTATATGCCGTATCCACAACATTTTCCCCAGAATCCAAGAACAAATCATCATTACATGTCTAACCAGAAGCCTGATAGATTCGGACATACACATGCACACTTCGGCTCAACCACCTGTGAAGATAACCACAATCATTTACATCCAGGCGTAACCAGTACACCCATCAGAACTAATGAAGGCCATGTTCACGTAGTCTATGGAAACACCACCTTTGACGATGGCCATATTCATTATTATGAAGCATACACAAGTCCACCGATTCCATTGGGTAATGGCTATCATACCCACTACGCTGAAATTAAAACAACGAAAAATGACGGTCATACACATGTGATTAAAGGATATACAGCCGCGTCAAAAAGCTGA
- a CDS encoding DMT family transporter produces the protein MTFRPKIFTAHLLTIILWASAFPGIRMALTAYTPTHVSLLRLLVGSLLLLVVALFIKLPLPDLKDIPIILLLGFLAFAVYHVALNYGEQTVSAGPASLLVSTAPIFTAIMAVVFFRERFKLQGWIGAFIAIVGVGFISLGGSEEISFNLGAMLILLAALSESVYFVFQNAYLQKYGFFPFTMYTIWGGTICMLVFSGGLLQEMATAPIDVTMAVVYLGIFPTVIPYFAIAYVTSKTGAAEATSSLYLTPVFAFLIAWIWLGETPAASAIIGGVITLLGVFISNMRNEEQVGTNEHDVMSHEQTGNLFDA, from the coding sequence ATGACGTTTCGACCGAAAATTTTTACCGCCCATTTGCTTACTATCATTCTATGGGCATCAGCATTCCCCGGTATTCGAATGGCGCTAACAGCATACACACCAACCCATGTTTCTTTGCTGCGGTTACTGGTTGGATCGCTCCTTTTACTAGTCGTTGCTTTGTTCATAAAATTACCGCTCCCGGATTTAAAAGACATACCAATCATTTTGTTACTGGGATTTCTGGCATTCGCTGTTTATCATGTGGCGTTAAATTATGGCGAGCAAACTGTCAGTGCCGGACCAGCAAGTCTGCTTGTATCAACAGCACCCATTTTCACCGCAATCATGGCGGTCGTCTTTTTCCGAGAGCGGTTTAAATTACAGGGATGGATTGGCGCATTCATCGCGATTGTCGGTGTCGGGTTTATCTCTTTAGGAGGATCTGAGGAAATTTCTTTTAATCTGGGAGCTATGCTTATCTTACTAGCAGCACTATCAGAAAGTGTTTATTTCGTATTTCAGAATGCATACTTACAGAAGTATGGATTCTTTCCGTTTACCATGTACACCATTTGGGGCGGAACGATTTGTATGCTTGTGTTTTCGGGTGGTCTTCTACAAGAAATGGCCACGGCTCCGATTGACGTTACCATGGCCGTCGTCTATTTGGGAATATTTCCTACTGTTATCCCTTACTTCGCCATAGCATATGTAACGTCCAAAACCGGTGCTGCCGAAGCCACAAGTTCGTTATACCTGACACCGGTGTTTGCTTTTCTCATCGCTTGGATTTGGTTAGGCGAAACACCTGCTGCATCTGCCATCATTGGCGGAGTGATCACCTTGCTTGGCGTGTTTATATCGAACATGCGGAATGAAGAACAAGTGGGTACCAACGAACATGACGTGATGTCCCATGAGCAGACAGGAAATCTTTTTGACGCATAA